One window from the genome of Bacteroidota bacterium encodes:
- a CDS encoding cold shock domain-containing protein: protein MKNGTVKFFNETKGFGFIKVHGSEEELFVHVSGLKDEIRQNDEVVFEVQEGKKGLNAVNVRLA from the coding sequence ATGAAAAATGGAACTGTAAAGTTTTTTAATGAAACCAAAGGATTTGGATTCATAAAGGTACACGGATCAGAAGAAGAACTCTTTGTTCACGTATCAGGATTGAAAGATGAAATTCGTCAGAATGACGAAGTAGTTTTTGAAGTCCAGGAAGGTAAAAAAGGATTAAATGCTGTTAACGTAAGATTAGCATAA